The following proteins are co-located in the Gloeocapsa sp. PCC 7428 genome:
- a CDS encoding sigma-70 family RNA polymerase sigma factor yields the protein MSQSIPVSWSSVEANIPQTPVQVDSLSNYDLILRCQAGLRPERNAFAELLRRYQSHVDKVLYHLAPDWQDRADLAQEVWIRVYRNIKRLNDPVKFRGWLSRIATNLFYDELRKRKRNSSPLSLDAPRAVEDGDMDWEIAGDHPSPDEELTTREFYEQLQEAIADLPEVFRTTIVLREIEGMAYEDIAEITGVSLGTVKSRIARARSRLQSQLQQYLDG from the coding sequence ATGAGTCAATCAATTCCTGTAAGCTGGTCATCTGTTGAGGCAAATATTCCTCAAACACCAGTGCAAGTAGACAGCTTATCTAACTACGATTTAATCTTGCGTTGTCAAGCTGGGCTACGCCCAGAACGAAATGCATTTGCTGAATTGTTACGTCGGTATCAATCCCACGTTGATAAGGTTTTATACCATCTGGCTCCCGACTGGCAAGATCGAGCAGATTTAGCTCAAGAAGTTTGGATTCGAGTTTATCGCAACATCAAGCGCTTAAACGATCCAGTGAAATTTCGAGGTTGGCTGAGTCGGATTGCAACAAACCTATTCTACGACGAGCTACGCAAACGCAAGCGCAATTCTAGCCCGTTATCGTTGGACGCTCCCCGTGCAGTGGAAGATGGAGATATGGATTGGGAAATTGCCGGAGATCACCCCAGTCCCGATGAAGAGTTAACAACACGGGAGTTTTACGAACAACTCCAAGAGGCGATCGCTGACTTACCCGAAGTTTTCCGGACAACAATCGTACTGCGGGAAATCGAAGGCATGGCGTATGAAGACATTGCCGAAATTACTGGTGTTTCCTTGGGTACTGTTAAGTCTCGAATCGCGCGGGCGCGTTCGCGATTACAGTCACAACTTCAACAATATTTAGATGGTTAG
- a CDS encoding late competence development ComFB family protein — MSIQKIVEQALHDGYLTPAMETEVGRICDTAAELSIEDYMALDKLMGALLTGEVVAVPRKQFINVMEELVLTEAIARVAEIQVTSVHTIDVGDIAAYALNRLPPLYATTEEGAKYQSQRASEELQDLIREQVSAAIARSLDQPHFFPERQAISKSTGNEVLKQVSSLLQAYAPNFEEQTATDHEVS; from the coding sequence ATGAGTATCCAAAAGATAGTAGAACAAGCTTTGCATGATGGTTATTTAACACCAGCAATGGAAACCGAGGTCGGTCGAATTTGCGACACAGCAGCGGAACTTTCCATTGAAGATTACATGGCACTCGACAAGCTCATGGGAGCGCTATTAACAGGGGAAGTTGTTGCAGTACCACGCAAGCAATTCATCAATGTGATGGAAGAATTAGTGCTGACCGAAGCGATCGCGCGAGTAGCAGAAATTCAAGTGACAAGCGTACATACTATTGACGTCGGTGATATTGCCGCTTACGCGTTAAATCGTCTGCCGCCGCTTTATGCGACAACTGAAGAAGGTGCTAAATACCAAAGCCAAAGAGCGAGTGAAGAACTACAAGATTTAATTCGCGAGCAAGTCAGCGCGGCGATCGCCCGCAGTCTCGATCAACCCCATTTCTTCCCCGAACGGCAAGCTATCAGCAAAAGTACAGGAAACGAAGTCCTCAAACAAGTCAGTAGCCTCCTACAAGCGTACGCGCCTAATTTTGAAGAACAAACAGCTACAGACCATGAGGTATCTTAA
- a CDS encoding DUF99 family protein, whose translation MLWFPIHCMDLESLLRRRRTIRVIGFDDAPFSRPSSSGKVSIAGVVCADTRFEGMVWGEVQQDGWDATQIICQLLVGKKFLPQLHILLLDGIAFGGFNLVDLPLLSQTLSLPCVAVMRRLPNLQAMQAAIHHLPQSAQRLQILQRAGTIYQYPPFFFQVSGASPEVTFAVLQRLTNCGKVPEALRLAHLIGAAVVKGESGKSA comes from the coding sequence ATGTTGTGGTTTCCAATCCACTGCATGGATTTAGAGTCTTTACTACGACGCCGTCGTACTATTCGTGTTATTGGGTTTGATGATGCACCGTTTTCCCGCCCTAGCAGCAGCGGAAAAGTTAGTATTGCTGGTGTAGTTTGTGCAGATACTCGATTTGAAGGGATGGTTTGGGGAGAAGTGCAGCAGGATGGCTGGGATGCAACCCAAATCATTTGTCAATTGCTAGTAGGGAAAAAATTCTTGCCACAGTTGCACATTTTGCTGCTTGATGGTATTGCTTTTGGTGGATTTAATCTGGTGGATCTTCCCTTGCTTTCGCAAACACTGTCACTTCCATGTGTTGCTGTCATGCGACGCTTACCTAATCTTCAAGCAATGCAAGCAGCGATACATCATCTACCGCAATCTGCCCAAAGACTACAAATATTACAACGTGCTGGTACGATTTATCAGTATCCACCCTTTTTCTTTCAAGTATCTGGGGCAAGTCCTGAAGTAACGTTTGCCGTACTACAACGTTTGACAAATTGTGGAAAAGTGCCGGAAGCATTACGTTTAGCGCATCTTATTGGTGCTGCTGTCGTCAAAGGGGAAAGTGGAAAATCAGCGTAA
- a CDS encoding DoxX family protein: protein MIVIIRKNKELLRVILAVCIIVVGLLHFAVPDIFVSIVPSLLPYPLELVYISGVFEILGGIGLLVPTVSRAAAWGLIALFIAVFPANINMAVNHIHIDNIPDSPWFQVVRLPFQAVLIAWAWWYTKPATDIKNQAAIINLYERET from the coding sequence ATGATAGTAATCATTCGTAAAAATAAAGAGCTTCTTCGCGTTATTCTTGCTGTATGTATTATTGTAGTTGGTCTACTTCACTTTGCAGTACCTGATATTTTTGTCAGTATTGTGCCATCTCTTTTACCATATCCCTTAGAGCTAGTTTATATTAGTGGCGTTTTTGAAATTCTAGGAGGAATTGGGTTATTAGTTCCTACAGTTAGTCGCGCTGCTGCGTGGGGACTAATTGCACTTTTTATTGCGGTTTTTCCTGCCAATATTAATATGGCGGTAAACCACATTCATATTGATAATATTCCTGATTCTCCTTGGTTTCAGGTTGTAAGATTGCCGTTTCAAGCGGTTTTAATCGCATGGGCGTGGTGGTATACAAAGCCTGCAACTGATATCAAAAACCAAGCAGCAATTATCAATTTGTATGAAAGAGAAACTTAG
- a CDS encoding gamma-glutamylcyclotransferase: MKLKSVDVFVYGTLKPGQMNYQHYCTDKVLRVKRAIAFGQLYHLPFGYPAMTSGENRVQGFVLSFADAEILTHLDLLEDYNPHRPIAENEYYRQQIDTYNLDLTFLTSAWAYFMTLKQVNHFGAKLLPDGWWSGCK, encoded by the coding sequence ATGAAACTAAAATCCGTTGATGTATTTGTCTATGGAACTCTAAAACCTGGACAGATGAACTATCAACACTACTGTACGGATAAAGTGTTGAGGGTAAAACGGGCGATCGCTTTTGGTCAGCTTTATCATCTTCCTTTTGGTTATCCGGCGATGACTTCGGGTGAGAATCGCGTACAAGGGTTTGTGCTTTCGTTTGCTGATGCAGAAATATTAACTCACCTTGATTTGCTAGAAGACTATAATCCTCACCGTCCGATCGCAGAAAATGAATACTATCGCCAGCAGATTGATACTTACAACTTAGATTTAACTTTTCTTACTTCTGCTTGGGCGTATTTTATGACATTAAAGCAAGTTAATCATTTTGGTGCTAAACTCCTACCGGATGGTTGGTGGAGTGGTTGTAAGTAA
- a CDS encoding AI-2E family transporter, with protein MNRVFSPLQQFLITWLLILINGWVTLNALRFIGELLSILITAALIAFLLNYAVVALQSFIPRSIAAILVYLLAGVIVVITAVTLVPPVFIQARQLVVNLPSLVASAQQQLTMFQTWSVEHNLPFDVRILASQFLARAQTLSEAIATKGFGLVLGTFNWVLDLIFVLVISFYMLIDGERLWQGLTRIFAPTIREKLTESLQRNLQRFVSGQLLLGLFMAVTLTLAFWTLRVPFFLVFAVFIGFMEVIPFIGATLGIATVTIVVAFIDWWLAFQVLAVAVALQQIKDNLVAPRIMGNLTGLSPVIIFVSLLLGAQLGGFLGVILAIPLTGVVKSLTEIVFDPTLPPQTGSFFYNPLDSSDQILLKVSSTTNDDGNNL; from the coding sequence ATGAATCGTGTCTTTTCGCCATTGCAACAGTTTTTGATTACCTGGCTGCTGATTTTGATAAATGGTTGGGTAACGCTCAATGCCTTAAGGTTTATTGGAGAACTACTCAGCATTTTGATTACGGCTGCGTTGATTGCATTTTTACTCAATTACGCGGTTGTAGCTTTGCAATCGTTTATACCTCGAAGTATTGCGGCAATCCTTGTTTACTTATTAGCCGGAGTCATTGTCGTTATCACTGCTGTGACTTTAGTACCGCCAGTGTTTATTCAAGCACGGCAATTAGTCGTTAATTTGCCATCGCTGGTAGCCTCTGCACAACAGCAGTTAACAATGTTTCAGACTTGGAGTGTAGAGCATAACTTACCGTTTGATGTCCGCATCTTAGCATCACAGTTTCTCGCACGGGCGCAAACTTTAAGCGAAGCGATCGCGACGAAAGGCTTTGGTTTGGTACTGGGAACTTTTAATTGGGTATTAGATTTAATTTTTGTTTTGGTCATCTCGTTTTATATGCTCATTGATGGAGAGCGATTGTGGCAAGGTTTAACACGTATTTTTGCACCAACGATTCGTGAAAAGCTGACAGAATCACTTCAGCGTAACTTACAAAGATTCGTTTCTGGTCAGCTATTACTCGGTTTATTCATGGCAGTAACGCTGACACTAGCTTTTTGGACATTGCGCGTGCCATTTTTTCTTGTATTTGCGGTTTTTATTGGTTTTATGGAAGTGATTCCCTTTATTGGCGCAACTTTAGGAATCGCAACGGTAACAATTGTAGTCGCGTTTATTGACTGGTGGCTTGCCTTCCAAGTTTTAGCAGTTGCGGTAGCACTGCAACAAATTAAAGATAATTTAGTCGCCCCTCGAATTATGGGAAACCTGACGGGGTTATCTCCTGTAATTATTTTCGTCTCGTTGCTATTAGGAGCGCAACTTGGTGGTTTTTTGGGAGTAATTTTAGCAATTCCTCTTACTGGTGTTGTGAAGAGTTTAACAGAAATTGTATTTGACCCCACACTACCACCTCAAACTGGCTCGTTTTTTTATAACCCACTCGATAGTAGCGATCAAATCTTACTTAAAGTCAGTTCTACGACTAATGATGATGGTAATAATTTATAG
- a CDS encoding M23 family metallopeptidase, with the protein MTHQYRAYNFWKKLVNFGSNHRLFKFKRLISFLSLGLVGIVAIALPITFSTPAVGALQVRVSPTNPKLGDTIAVAIEQQPGTTGRTPTIKLQDKTYPAFEIAPNRFRAMLPTTPLEQPGVRRFQVIAGDQVRNIAVKVGNRSFPIQRINLPPGKSGISATQYELDRVAAFKKLVTPQKYWNGAFARPNKGRISAIYGVRRYYNGKFAKDYYHRGVDYAGGVGSPVVAPASGRVALVGTVSQGFRIHGNIVGIDHGQGVTSAFLHLSRIDVKEGDMVKPGQVIGAVGATGAVTGPHLHWGLYVHGEAVDPVPWREQGFN; encoded by the coding sequence ATGACTCACCAATACCGCGCGTATAATTTCTGGAAAAAATTAGTTAATTTTGGAAGCAATCATCGACTATTTAAATTTAAGCGCCTGATCAGCTTCTTATCGCTAGGCTTAGTTGGAATTGTGGCGATCGCTTTGCCCATAACCTTCAGCACACCCGCAGTCGGTGCTTTGCAAGTTCGAGTTTCTCCAACCAATCCGAAGTTAGGAGATACAATCGCTGTTGCGATCGAGCAGCAACCAGGCACAACCGGCAGGACTCCTACCATCAAGCTACAAGACAAAACATACCCTGCTTTTGAAATTGCCCCAAATCGATTTCGAGCGATGCTACCAACAACGCCGCTAGAACAACCTGGTGTACGTCGATTTCAAGTTATAGCTGGCGATCAAGTACGTAATATTGCTGTGAAAGTTGGCAATCGCTCATTTCCCATCCAACGCATCAATCTTCCTCCTGGAAAATCAGGAATCTCCGCCACACAATACGAACTCGACCGCGTGGCGGCGTTTAAAAAACTTGTGACACCACAAAAATACTGGAATGGTGCTTTTGCCCGACCAAACAAAGGTCGGATCAGTGCGATTTACGGCGTTCGTCGCTACTACAACGGTAAATTTGCCAAAGATTACTACCATCGCGGTGTTGACTATGCAGGTGGCGTCGGTTCGCCGGTGGTAGCACCAGCATCAGGACGCGTTGCTTTGGTTGGTACAGTATCGCAAGGCTTCCGCATTCACGGTAACATTGTCGGCATCGATCACGGTCAAGGAGTCACAAGCGCTTTTTTACACCTCAGCCGCATTGATGTTAAAGAAGGAGATATGGTCAAACCTGGTCAAGTCATTGGCGCAGTAGGAGCCACAGGCGCAGTTACAGGACCTCACTTGCATTGGGGATTGTATGTTCATGGCGAAGCGGTCGATCCCGTACCTTGGCGCGAACAAGGATTTAACTAA
- a CDS encoding anti-sigma factor, with protein sequence MTSEIKLPREQSQKKDSPAIHTGYAKPTGVMDRCQRDRFELLSAFLDGEVTAAERQQVEEWLANDVEMQRLYARLLKLRQSIRTLPTPTEHEPVEQTVQQVLTRIDRRRSRRVALWGGTAIAALFVGALSGVFTGRPSLQIAGLQPVPEADETLMVAVNSPVIEIPKAAVVAPEPHFINQADYRHE encoded by the coding sequence ATGACGTCTGAGATCAAGTTGCCACGTGAGCAATCCCAAAAAAAGGATTCGCCAGCAATACACACTGGTTATGCTAAACCAACAGGTGTTATGGATAGATGTCAGCGCGACCGTTTCGAGTTATTAAGTGCTTTTCTTGATGGTGAAGTCACAGCAGCAGAACGGCAGCAAGTAGAAGAATGGCTGGCGAATGACGTAGAAATGCAACGTTTATACGCCAGATTGCTCAAGTTACGTCAAAGTATACGAACGCTACCAACACCGACCGAACACGAGCCAGTAGAACAAACTGTACAGCAAGTCTTGACTCGGATTGATCGGCGTCGATCGCGGCGAGTAGCCCTCTGGGGAGGAACAGCGATCGCTGCATTATTTGTTGGTGCATTGTCTGGCGTATTTACTGGTCGTCCATCACTGCAAATCGCTGGGTTGCAACCAGTACCTGAAGCCGACGAAACTTTAATGGTAGCGGTGAACAGTCCAGTTATCGAAATTCCCAAAGCAGCCGTCGTTGCTCCAGAACCACACTTTATCAATCAAGCTGACTACCGTCACGAGTAA
- a CDS encoding TonB-dependent siderophore receptor — protein MVRMGLQGRFLWLIQDVVKVGAIAFTLLLTSAVYASENINTKERVSSLPQLTEDQPATTVKEWLAQIEASVVQITNVRVEATEEGLQVVLETANGDFEVPETRIVGNDLIVDIAGAAIAQTFSQANPTEGIALVSVTSLPNNQVQVTITGTDAPPAAEVTSEAQGLVLAVTLEDADTVADEDAIEIVVTGEQDEGYNPSSASTATRTDTPLRDIPFSIQVVPREVLEDRKVRNLNEAVETVSGVARGGGLYGNGSITYNRIIRGFDQGFSGVTSFRNGFPDTDFFSLLPIGTVEQIEVLRGPASVLFGAGEPGGIINFITRQPLDEPYYNATFAAGSYGLYQPSIDLSEPLTDNNSVLYRFIASYQGSSDFQGFADSRLTTIAPSLTFNLGERTELDLYYEYTHLYANPSAAGTNTVILSDGSLPPRNFAPYYPGLSLLNVRVDRFGYRLEHELNNDWRIRNNVALNLTHFRNDVAGFPSTVEDDRFVGGFDASKDNYQRNNFFGQIDLVGEFGTGSISHQVLAGFDFNRFSNEGNNVDTDTPLPPLDIRNPNYDIPTPSYSTIPTFSDFNLVRRSYGVYLQDQIALLDNLKLLIGGRYDWVSTDLAVDLTTPGDVIDRPTRNDGAFSPRAGLVYQPSENVALYASYTRSFAPLSGFDNTSTDADVIYEPSRGTQYEVGVKADFLDSRLSATIAAYHLTRTNVLTPDPDDPTRSIQTGEQRSQGIEFDVTGEILPGWNVILSYALTNAEVTKDNTFPEGNRLANVPENQASLWTTYTIQEGALEGLGFGLGLFYIGERQGDLDNSFQLGDYLRTDAALYYRRGRFRGAINIRNLFDVDEAAFAFSRTLVQRTEPFTIVGSVSWEF, from the coding sequence ATGGTTAGAATGGGTTTGCAGGGCAGATTTCTATGGCTAATTCAAGATGTTGTCAAAGTGGGAGCGATCGCCTTTACCCTATTGCTAACCTCAGCAGTTTATGCATCAGAGAACATTAACACAAAAGAACGGGTATCTTCTTTACCTCAGCTTACTGAAGACCAACCCGCGACAACCGTCAAAGAATGGCTCGCGCAAATCGAAGCGTCGGTAGTACAAATTACGAATGTGCGTGTAGAAGCAACAGAGGAAGGCTTGCAGGTAGTGCTGGAAACAGCAAATGGCGATTTTGAAGTGCCGGAAACTCGGATTGTGGGCAATGATTTGATTGTGGATATTGCAGGTGCGGCGATCGCTCAAACGTTTTCCCAAGCAAATCCAACCGAGGGAATTGCGCTGGTGAGTGTAACAAGTTTACCAAATAACCAAGTACAGGTAACGATTACAGGAACCGATGCGCCACCTGCTGCTGAGGTGACATCAGAAGCTCAAGGATTAGTGCTAGCAGTGACTCTGGAGGATGCTGATACTGTAGCGGATGAGGATGCGATCGAGATTGTGGTGACAGGTGAGCAAGATGAGGGATATAACCCGTCGAGTGCTTCTACAGCGACGCGAACAGATACACCATTACGGGATATTCCCTTCTCAATTCAAGTTGTGCCGCGAGAGGTGCTGGAAGACCGCAAGGTGAGAAATCTGAATGAAGCAGTGGAAACCGTTAGCGGTGTTGCTCGTGGAGGCGGACTTTATGGCAATGGATCAATTACATACAACAGAATCATCAGAGGATTTGACCAGGGATTTTCAGGAGTTACTAGTTTCCGCAATGGCTTTCCCGATACCGATTTTTTTAGCCTCTTACCGATTGGAACCGTTGAGCAAATAGAAGTGCTGAGAGGACCTGCTTCAGTTCTGTTTGGAGCAGGGGAACCTGGTGGAATCATTAACTTCATTACACGGCAGCCTTTAGATGAACCCTATTATAATGCGACATTTGCGGCAGGAAGTTATGGGTTATATCAACCCAGTATTGATTTATCAGAACCGCTGACAGATAACAATTCTGTTTTATATCGCTTCATTGCTAGCTACCAAGGCTCAAGTGATTTTCAAGGCTTTGCCGACTCAAGGTTAACTACGATCGCACCCTCTCTTACCTTTAATTTGGGAGAGCGAACAGAGTTAGACCTATACTATGAATACACTCACCTTTATGCTAATCCTTCTGCTGCTGGCACTAATACTGTAATTCTCAGCGATGGTAGTTTGCCTCCTCGAAACTTTGCTCCCTACTATCCTGGTTTAAGCCTTCTAAATGTTAGAGTTGACAGATTTGGATACAGGCTGGAACACGAATTAAATAACGACTGGCGAATCAGAAACAATGTTGCGCTCAACCTGACTCATTTTAGAAATGATGTGGCAGGATTTCCTAGTACAGTAGAAGACGATCGCTTTGTTGGGGGATTTGATGCCTCCAAAGATAATTATCAGAGAAATAATTTTTTCGGACAGATCGACTTGGTTGGAGAGTTTGGAACTGGCTCAATTTCCCATCAAGTTTTAGCAGGGTTTGATTTTAATCGCTTCAGTAATGAAGGCAATAATGTCGATACTGATACGCCTCTACCTCCTCTGGACATTCGCAATCCAAATTACGATATTCCAACTCCTAGCTACTCAACAATCCCTACCTTCTCTGATTTCAATTTGGTACGGCGCTCGTACGGTGTTTATCTTCAGGATCAGATTGCGCTTCTAGATAATCTCAAACTTTTAATTGGCGGTCGCTACGACTGGGTTTCAACTGATCTTGCAGTAGATCTGACCACACCAGGAGATGTCATTGATCGTCCAACCCGCAATGACGGTGCCTTTAGTCCTCGTGCGGGTTTGGTCTATCAACCTAGTGAAAATGTTGCGCTCTACGCTAGCTACACGCGATCGTTTGCTCCTCTTTCAGGGTTTGATAACACGAGTACGGATGCAGATGTTATTTATGAGCCATCGAGAGGAACTCAATACGAAGTTGGTGTAAAAGCTGATTTTCTAGATAGCAGACTTTCGGCAACCATAGCTGCCTATCATTTGACCAGAACCAATGTTCTTACACCCGATCCAGATGACCCTACTCGTTCTATTCAAACTGGAGAGCAGCGCAGTCAGGGGATTGAGTTTGATGTGACAGGTGAAATCTTACCTGGTTGGAACGTAATTTTGTCCTATGCATTAACCAATGCAGAAGTTACTAAAGATAACACCTTTCCTGAAGGCAATCGATTAGCAAATGTACCAGAAAATCAAGCAAGTCTCTGGACAACTTATACCATTCAAGAAGGTGCTTTAGAGGGCTTAGGATTTGGTTTAGGACTGTTTTATATCGGTGAACGGCAAGGTGATTTAGATAACTCGTTTCAACTAGGTGATTACTTACGAACTGATGCAGCACTTTACTATCGAAGGGGACGTTTCAGAGGTGCGATTAATATCCGTAACTTGTTTGATGTAGACGAGGCAGCGTTTGCCTTCAGCAGAACTCTTGTTCAAAGAACTGAACCCTTTACAATTGTCGGTTCGGTGAGTTGGGAATTTTAG
- a CDS encoding helix-turn-helix transcriptional regulator gives MTLILNQANWDELHQQAPKLQLDMVSDDLEHITGIPECIGRGYNRNIELSPGLCLNFYDCEYQQDLIVKAPVHEHDIQIVILLSGFIYFEAVHPNLGGACAYFSGSGISPAYVEKYRGGERSIHVGVDIEPEWLNSFLQEDKQYNSDIRRLLFKGDDWKTSLYPTVTLKMRSVAQQLLNAPYRGAAKRMYLQGKVFELLAIHLDLISVDQKLRNLPKLKPETIARLHYAKEILTTQFENPPSLPELAQQVEVSDACGGLRLRTLQRGFRELFGTTVFGYLHNVRMEQAEQLLRSQQMRVSEVAHAVGYSHLGHFTEAFKRKFGMTPK, from the coding sequence ATGACACTGATCCTCAACCAAGCAAACTGGGATGAATTACATCAGCAGGCTCCCAAACTTCAACTTGACATGGTGTCTGATGATTTGGAGCACATTACAGGCATACCAGAGTGCATAGGTCGCGGCTATAATCGCAACATAGAGCTATCGCCAGGGCTGTGTTTAAATTTCTATGATTGCGAATACCAGCAGGACTTGATAGTAAAAGCACCTGTTCACGAGCATGATATCCAAATTGTGATTTTGCTGTCAGGATTCATTTACTTTGAGGCAGTTCATCCTAATTTGGGCGGGGCGTGTGCTTATTTTTCAGGTAGCGGAATTTCACCAGCGTATGTTGAAAAGTACCGAGGCGGAGAGCGTTCAATCCATGTGGGTGTAGACATTGAGCCAGAATGGCTAAACTCATTTTTGCAGGAAGATAAGCAATACAATTCTGATATTCGGAGGCTACTGTTTAAAGGAGATGACTGGAAAACATCGCTTTACCCAACAGTAACTTTGAAAATGCGATCGGTGGCGCAACAATTATTGAATGCACCCTATCGAGGTGCGGCGAAGCGGATGTATCTTCAGGGAAAGGTATTTGAGTTATTAGCAATACACCTCGACCTAATTTCAGTAGATCAAAAGCTGCGTAATTTACCAAAGCTAAAGCCTGAAACAATCGCCCGTTTGCATTACGCTAAAGAAATTTTGACGACACAATTTGAGAATCCGCCATCGCTACCAGAGTTAGCACAACAAGTGGAGGTGAGCGATGCCTGCGGCGGGCTACGCCTACGCACCCTTCAGCGGGGATTTCGCGAACTATTCGGTACAACCGTGTTTGGCTACCTGCACAATGTGCGCATGGAGCAAGCAGAACAGCTGTTACGCAGCCAACAGATGCGAGTCTCGGAAGTTGCTCATGCAGTAGGCTATTCTCATTTGGGACATTTTACTGAGGCATTCAAGCGTAAGTTTGGTATGACTCCAAAATAA